In Suncus etruscus isolate mSunEtr1 chromosome 2, mSunEtr1.pri.cur, whole genome shotgun sequence, the genomic stretch agaagaaagaaagaaagaaagaaagaaagaaagagagagagagagaaagagagagagagagagagagaaagaaagaaagaaagaaagaaagaaagaaagaaagaaagaaagaaagaaagaaagaaagaaagaaagaaaattgtatgCTTTATAtgtctgtataaatgttcttgaatctatttaaaaatattgttatttttcagcctgagagataatatagaaattaaatgaACATAGCTACCACTGGATTGAACCCCAGCCCTAAATAAGGTCCCTCCAAATAATGCCGTGTGACTCCTGAGGGGCTGGTTATGTgtcagatgcttgccttgtacatggctgattcgagttcaatcactggcaccccatagTCTCTGGAGCAAgtaaagagtgatccctgagcccagagccaaaagCAAGCCTTGAGCATAACTGAGTATGGCTCAAAGAACAATatatagatagagatagagatagagatagagatagacatagacatagacatagacatagacatagacatagacatagacatagacatagacatagacatagacatagacatagacatagatatagatatagatatagatatagatccaGTCTATCACTgtacaaaattttctatttttgcttctgttttaccTTTGCATCATTGTTATATTGATGTTGATGTTGTTATTTTCAGTTTCTCATTACGTAGGTAATTATGGATTCAATCAACTCTACTGATTACTCACTTAATTCTCCTTCAGTAAGAAACAGTACCCTTTTTCAAGAGCCTGTCAGAATAATTGTTGCCTCAGTTTTGTTCATGTCATTTCTGATTGGTTTAATCACCAATGGTTTCTACCTATGGATATTAAAATTCAAGATGAAAATGACAGTCAATACTCTCCTATTTTTCCatctcattctttcattcttcatGTCAGCATTGACTCTGCCATTTGTCGCCACCACCTACCTTCAGAATTATCACTGGAGTTTTGGAACTCTCATGTGCAAAGTTGTTAACAGCACTTTGTCACTGGGGATGTTCACTTCTGTTTTCTTCCTCTCCACCATCAGTATAGATCGTTACCTTCTGGTTCTTCACCCAGTGTGGTCACAACTGCATCGAACTCCACGAGGAGCTTCCATCATCATCCTGGGAGTCTGGATCTCTGCTGTAGCCCTCAGTATGCCCTATTTGCTTTTCAGAGTGACACATGAAAATAATGACGGAACAGTGACCTGCAAAAATAACTATGCTGTGTTTAGTAATGGGGAAAGTGAGAAGATGGAAACATTAAGTCAAAGGATTCACCTGGCTTGTTTTATCGGCCGCTTCTTGGCGGGCTTCCTTCTGCCTTTCTTTGTCATCACCTTTTGTTATGAAAGAATCAGCAACAAGGTGAAAAAGCGAGGCCGGCATACGTCTAATAAACCCTTCAGAGTCATGGTGACTGCCATtatctctttctttgtgtgttgGATGCCCTACCATATATACCAGGGCTTAACAGTCACAAGGAACCAGTCACTCTTTTTACAGCTGAGTCTAATCCTTACATTGATAACCACTTCATTCAATAGTCTCTTTTCTCCCACACTTTACCTATTTACCGGAGAAAACTTCAAAAAAGTTTTCAAGAAATCCATTCTTGCTTTGTTTGAGTCAACGTTCAGTGAGGATTCCTCTGCGGAAAGGACACAAAATCTAAGTTTAGAagtctatatttaaattttcctagAGTGAACATGAATTTGTAGTCCATTATGCTAGCAgaaatatgtctttatttttgcatAATATAATTCCAATATTAGATACCAATCTAGGTTGGACTACAGCTAGACCTATGTATATGTAAAAGGGCTATGAAAGAATCCAGAAAGAGTATACTCACAATATATTGCAACTATCACCAATTATTTCCAAAATGTTTCATAGTTCCAAAGAGAAACTTTTACCCATTAAGCAATAACTACACAGAGTTCCTCAAATCCTTCCATCTATTTTCTGTtctcatgatttttttctattctagataaaaatcatataatatagCTCTTTTGTGTTTggttcatttcacttagcataatgtgtTCAAGGTTCATGTATCATAATGTCACTATCTTTAATAACTATATAATATCACTGTATGTACATGATGTGctttgtttatcattttattgaAGGACATTTACATTGTTTTTATCTCTTGAATAGTATGAGTAATGGTACTGTGAATACTGGTGTACAAATATCTAAGTTGTTCTCAATTACTCTGGCtcattttttgtaattgttgggtcatatggtaaTTCCATGTTTAACTTTTTGAGGAACTGAAAAACTTTTTCTGAGCAACGGCACGATGCTACATTCCCACAAAAGCTTGAGGCCCTAGTGATGGCGcagtgatagggcctttgccttgcacgaggctgatccaggtcagactgcagttcaatcccctggtgtcccatatggtccgccaagccaggggcgatttctgagcacatagccgggagtaaccccttagcaacactgggtgtggccccccaaacaaaaacaaaacaaaacaaaaagtttagacTTCTCTACTCACCGATATTTTGgtttctcctttaaaaaaaatttagccaTCATAGTGTGAAATGGTTCAAATGTTATTCCtaacttttagttttgtttgttttatttggacaGCACCACACTCAGTTATGCACAAGGTTTTCTCCGGTGTtcagggatcaactcctggcaAGTCTCAGGAAACctaatgctagagatcaaacccaggtcagagtGTGTCTCATCCAATGTACTTCTGCTCCAGCCCTACCTTTTGAATTTTGAGGCTTATAAGAATATCAATTTCTAAACAATGTCCACTgacctaatttttgttttgttttgtttttgggccacacccagtggtgctcaggggttactcctggctgtctgctcagaagtagctcctggcaggcacgggggaccatatgggacaccgggattcgaaccagccacctttggtcctggatcggctgcttgcaaggcaaacactgctgtgctatctctccgggccctctctgaCCTAATTTTTTTGTCATGTACTCTTTCAGCAAATAGACATTATGAATGAGAACTTAGTCTGGAGATAGTATAAAAGATgggaagtttgctttgcatgcagccaacctgagctCAAATTTCAATGCCCTATATAAATtgcaccaggaataatccctgcacACACTCagtagaaagccctgagcactgacaaatgtaacccaagaccaaaacagaaccaaaaaaaatttgaaatctctcttttttttctactttttgagGGAAGTTAATAAGGAGCAGTTCTGAATTTGGGTTTTGGGCTTCTCCTGGTgggtgttcagaggctactcttttgtctatattgatttaaaaaattaggtgCTACTTAAAGAGATACCGGTTACTAGAAGGTTAGTATATGCTCAAGGTCACTGTGAAGAATTTAACTTCTCATATGCAAAGCATTCACTCTAGTCCATTAAGATATCCCCCCAGCCCATGAGGTTAACTCTAATCTATAACCGGAGGGCCAATACAACAGCTCAAGAGCAAATACCTAGCATGTGTGTGGTTGAAagatcaatctctggcaccaaggCATGGCCCCTATAAAATCATAAACAAAGCTGAATATAAAGTACAACCAAAATAGAAAACTACTGCTtactaggaaagaaaaaaaggagtaaaaTTGTCATTAAGCATAAATGAGTCTGTACCTAGTTTGGAAAAGCACATAAAGGCCCCTAATGCAACCTTCAGGAGTTCAGAGAAGTCCACGATAAAATTTAGAgtcatattaaacatataaagatgGCCAACAATTCAACAGAAGGGATAGAATGTAAAGGGCTCTGTAGCAGCACTAACCAAACCTGAATATGCATCCAAGTCACCTAATGATGTTAAAATACTATTTCTGTTCCAGTTAAACCAAAACTAGGACTGAGATTCTACATTTCTAATGAAACTCCAGGGGATCCATGGGTGCTTataaaaagcaagaaaagaataagattgaa encodes the following:
- the GPR33 gene encoding probable G-protein coupled receptor 33, whose product is MDSINSTDYSLNSPSVRNSTLFQEPVRIIVASVLFMSFLIGLITNGFYLWILKFKMKMTVNTLLFFHLILSFFMSALTLPFVATTYLQNYHWSFGTLMCKVVNSTLSLGMFTSVFFLSTISIDRYLLVLHPVWSQLHRTPRGASIIILGVWISAVALSMPYLLFRVTHENNDGTVTCKNNYAVFSNGESEKMETLSQRIHLACFIGRFLAGFLLPFFVITFCYERISNKVKKRGRHTSNKPFRVMVTAIISFFVCWMPYHIYQGLTVTRNQSLFLQLSLILTLITTSFNSLFSPTLYLFTGENFKKVFKKSILALFESTFSEDSSAERTQNLSLEVYI